From the genome of Myxocyprinus asiaticus isolate MX2 ecotype Aquarium Trade chromosome 39, UBuf_Myxa_2, whole genome shotgun sequence:
agagaaacactgaaggcctcattgttttattttaaattgttaatatttattttaaaacaacttgtaaaataacagtgttttattgcatatttgcttacaagtgcaataccaagttaacatagaactgttaatgaagcttttttctgctcgttttacttttacttagcATGCGAGAACcaggtaaatgttttatttttattttttattttttatgcagttttttaacaggattttttttttattgtgtttgttgcgccctcttgtggacttagaacattttaaatttatatatttgatttacaactttattgcatttttgcatagattgaagcagggaacattttgtcagaacctctagtacattacatgttactttgttttgtacccttatgtccaggttttgtaaatcactgaaataagcatttttcttcagaatcatGAGAGAATCGTGATCTTTAGTCTAAGCAAACAAATCGTGATTCTCAATTTGTacagaatcgtgcagctctactaCATAGATGATTATTTTTCCCTGTCttgctataaataaatactaatccttttatttattacattttaagctTATACCAGTGAAATCTGTTTCATTGATTCTGTTGGTAatggaaaatgttgtttttattgtagATCTAATACACTGTACCAATGAGATGAATGTGAACATTCCTCAGCTGGCAGACTCTTTGTTTGAGAGGACCACCAACACCAGTTGGGTCGTCGTGTTTAAGTCCCTAATCACAACACACCACCTCATGGTATACGGGAACGAGGTGCGTGACTATGGGAGACCCGTCCACTTTATAAACATATTCTTTGCATGCAAAATTAAGCGTTTATTACAAAGATCTGGGAACAGTATTAAGCactgaactatttttttatttttatattttggttgcagCGGTTTATTCAGTACTTGGCCTCCAGGAACACATTATTCAACCTCAGTAATTTCCTGGACAAAAGTGGTCTACAAGGTAGAGTATTCTGCTGTCCATCTTGATGTTTGGTGATTTGGTACACATCTTTAGATAGTTTTTTTTACTCCATTATTTTACAGACCTtcacagaaaaatatttttttattgtctttttttgtctttattgtcTACCTAGGTTACGATATGTCAACATTCATTCGGAGGTATAGTCGATATCTGAATGAAAAAGCGGTTTCATATCGACAGGTGGCATTTGACTTTACAAAAGTAAAGCGTGGGTAAGTCATTTACGTAAACCTTGTACATTTAATAGAATGTCATTTTAAACCCATAAATAAGGTGCAGTGAAGGTAGTTTCCTTatgaaaaattcttttttttggtGTGCTGAATATTGCATTAAGTGCATTATGTAACCCAAACGGTGATTCATTTGACTGGCAAATTCTTCACTCAATACAATAACTTTTTTAAGTCTGTGCTATAGCTGTAGTTTTTGTCATAGATCATCCAGTGCAGGATTTGTGCAGGCCACGTTATGCTTGAAGTCATTGTACTGGATCATGCACTAAACCTCCATGAACTGATCCCCCCCAATGTCATTTGACCTATATTTTAAAATCTTGTCCTTAAGGGTGGATGGAGTGATGAGAACCATGAACACAGAGAAGCTTCTTAAAACCATTCCCATTATACAGAACCAGATGGATGCGCTTCTTGACTTTAATGTAAGTTATAGCTGATGGCTGATCTACATACTTTACATGCATGTCTCACAATGCTCATTGTTTCAAGATGCACCGTCTAAGATATATGCAAAGCACTTGGACagaatttacagtgcattcatgcaaatatgtaaaaataaattaggatTTGTGTCTGTCCAGGTCAATGCCAATGAGCTCACCAATGGGGTTATCAATGCAGCTTTCATGCTTCTCTTCAAAGACTCAATCCGACTTTTTGCAGCTTACAATGAGGGGATAATTAATTTACTGGGTAGGTCTTGCAGGGTACATTTTCTCAATTCTGAATTATCTTTATGAACAGacttttgtaagtgattttaaacTCTGGAAATATAAACCTGTGGAATCGATTTTAATACTCAACATGCAGAAATCTCCACATTGCTAATTGGTAATGGGTTAGTTTATGCCTTCCTCTCACAGAAAAGTATTTTGACATGAAAAAAGTTCAGTGCAAAGAGGGCCTGGATATCTACAAGAAATTTCTTACCCGAATGACCCGGATTTCAGAGTTTCTTAAAGTGGCAGAGGTAAGATTCTCATGTGTTGCTCTGGTTTAGCaaggtaaaatacagtaaaagagCATTGTGCAACGTATTTGTTCTTCTCATCTCACAGCAAGTGGGAATAGACCGTGGGGACATACCTGACCTGTCCCAGGTAAGACCTTACTTTTTATCCTGACTTTAATTCCTTCACTCTTTTAGTATTATTAACTTTCCTTAGTATTTTCCAAAACAGTTCTGCTTTCTCTCTTACTTTACCTTGCACAAATGCATTTCTGATTGCCAGAAGCATGAAGGTCTTTAGGATGCGCATGTCACTGAAGGCTTCTCACTTTTTCTATCTTAACTTTTCCCTGTCTACAGCAAATAAAGGTGTTATGGGATCAGTGGAGTTTTGAGAATAGAGATTTAATAATGTAGTAGATTGAATGGCTGCAACGGTACTCAAAATTCACGTTTCGGTACACAAAGAAagggaaaacaaagaatctttctttaaattatttattttgaaaacagtggctgatgggcaatAATACTTCTtctgaaggctcatttatacatgaccgcgctatgcatatttcttcaacgaaattacaatacaaaacttatgagcctcttatatgcacattgtataaaaacctaataataaaagtaaaaaaaagtgcaattataataattgtaacaaaattaagacattaacAGCACAGATTTCTGTAtcttttgcctttcagctcaccacttgtacttatcactatcaaattttattttcaattacaattTTGGCTTCCagcgattatgaaaacaagataatcaagaTAAAATGGTTATTGTGccgcaatgaaacaccccggcatctttaatgcatcctttattaaagttaaaataataaggaagcgggttatgaaaataaactccgaaactgccatttctctgtgcggtcagcgccgtaTCTATGAGTagcgtgaagtgaccggggaagagattgaatcttttcccggctgatgcacactctggagCGGGGACGCTCATCACTAGCGCTCGTTTGccacagctagattataacgtgatggctcgggATGTAgttaatcataatatatgtcacgttcactctgtgtatcttatcatgaagaaaaacagcgatacacagctctattaagaaatgaaaatttgttttttgtgagataaagatggatcgaagaacataaaggtgagagagtgtagtcttagcccattatacactggaacaaaatacatttttgattagtcttttttggcttgtattccaaaataatatctaaaactcctttaaaacaacgtacatttactttaggagctatcctgcagaagaaaaaattgttagcggagaatgttgaatacaatatttaatcagggctcaacattaacgcttgtctgggacaagtggatttatgaaggggcaagtgaaagagaattttacttgtctGACTGATTAAAACGACGaaaaaacgaaaaaataaccagctatattgattgacaggcagcttatgtgtgtgtgctgaacatgcgtgtGCGTTCCGAACATGCTCGCGTTAATgcacacctgaacggtcaaatacatttaaaaattccaccaaaatgcccatcttggtgaggtattcgtgtgaacacagagagtgatgaaagtgatgtgaatgtaaacagtggagaaaaaagcagatttgtattaaaatgttggacttgtaagtataaatgtaagctaatatacctgctgctgtctagtgtagtgtgtcattataataaacaagaaaatgctcactgctcttgactgggtaactttagtggctttaaaaagtattaatgtattataatcatacagtaaagaccagtagtagtttgcATTAGTagtatgttgcatttcattctgaatgtttacttgaatacatgatagcctactgctgttaaaaacttttaaagctgttaaataagcactgaattttcttaatttgaattttttttctattattttttatctattactattcattgctgtttttttattgttattttattactgactgtttactagtcttgaataattacttaagaacttgaaaccactAACGACTTTtcttttggtattgtgataatgtatagcctttattgtacatggtagatcttgctgcaataacatgatgaaaaagtagaccTCATTCCATAaaactatgagcatccctgcgGTAAATGGTTGCGATGGagacttttctttatttgactaccatacgtaacataaaataattatcatgacAATAGCCTGCTCCcttacccagtgcagtttacatttcaaggtcaaggaaatccactgttaaaaagacaagtttttttttaaagttcaataaatgcatgacgtttccaaagtcaatgagtaatcatgttaaataatcgtgatctcaatattgaccaaaataatcatgattatgatttttgacatAATCGAGCAGCTCTGCTTATCACTCAGTTTTCAAGTTTGTTTTCAGGAAAATCAGAATGATCAGAGGAGAAGACAATTAATGGACAATTACAGCACGTGCTTGTTTATATATAGCAGACACTACAGAATTGCTGAAATGCGTTCTTGTAGGAACTTTATAACGGGGCTGAAGCACGTTAAGCGGATGCTTAAATCCggttgtggtgatgtgggcgtggccgagcgacatttgtggagagcgaggccgggagaggaagaacggtaaggattgacacctgtgggaaattatttcTAACAgatgttctgtgttacagtgagagctgagagggaCAAAAAGGGTGTCCGGATTGCTGGAGGAGAGAGACACACGtagcagagtgttctgtgtgttcattcattttatgttgtgctgaaaagcaactTGTTGGTTGACgctgaaaagtgtaaaaataaaactcatgttggattgttcacccggctcccgcttcctccttcaaagtAGCAAGAGATCTGTCACACCGGTATTCTCTATGACTGAGAATGGTCGCATATCTGCAGCAATAAATAATCCTATGGCGTTCGTTATCGCTTTAGCTCTGTCTGAGCTTGCAGCGAGAGGCTGCTTGAATGCCGTGGCGAGACCAACTTGCATAGGCTGTTTATGTTTTGCTCCCATAGATCAAGAGACATGTGATGATGTCGGCGCAAATAAGTCATCATGTTATATGTGCTTCCTGACATACCCGACTTCGGTAAAACAGAGCCAACACACAGCCTTCATCCTGTCACTACTCGTTacccagtattactgtagtttactgcgaaaacataatgctcccaaacaacaACTTTTAGAGATGCAGTGGTTCTTCAATCTCTGGCGTATTCAAGTctgaaatattatattttgtcaagttccatcacagttgggaaaaatagCGAACTAGCTAtataaacttcacatgcatttatctacCATACCGAAAGCCCTGTATCCATTCAGTTCAGCGCAGATacatgtaccgttgcagccctagtaGATTGTGGCTCCCGTGAATTGCATTATAACACATGTAGGACCGAGTCATAATGGCTaatgttaaaggcatagttcaccccccaaaaaaattctgttaacatttaatcaccttcatgttattccaaacccgtgtgacgttttttttttcttctggggaACACAAGAGGGCAAATTCTGAAGAATGTAGACGGTGCTCTTGTTTgcagtacaatgaaagtgagtggtgacaaATGCTGTTAGCCATTCTGcctcatatgtgtttggaactacatgagggtgagtaaatgataacagaatttcatttttgagtgaactatccctttaacttttgttcactgttcggtcattttttaCCAAAATAGATTTTGTTGGTTGGTTACTTTTCATACTCTTGCCatataaacacagaaatgtggaCTGGATTTGATTAGTTTAGGCCACATGACAAATAAAGCGACACTTGTGTTGTTCATGGTCAAATTTGAcagaccataggaaatgaatgggcgagactacaatttaatatttttttcaaataaaatcaagaattcagccacaatgcaaacacacactgacagaaATGATGGGGTGAGACtgtaacacatccacaatgcagaacacacacacaaattcttcTTGTTACAAGGGATGAATTAGTggatctctgcagccatctactagTTATACTTGTCATTTCATGTCATTTTTGGCAGCAGTCTGCccccaatacatgacacattcttATATTTTCTTCATTTCAACGTAgagaagtgtaggtttttactaTAGTGGAATTAATTTGAATATGcaaatgcacaactttagtgtttttacaTAACTAAAGTTAGTATTATTAcatttcttttataaaaataaaagaattacaAGTTTATTGTTTTCTGTCAAATTTGACCACAAACAATACAAGTCTAAAACAAACAGTGCACAAGCGTTAAACATGGACACATGGAAATGATAGAGTATATAATCAGAATAAATACCATCATAGCCATAATTAAGAGCAGATTGCTGCTTTGAAATACATGCACTGTATGTCTGACCAAGACCACCTTTATGTTCTGTATTTTCACTTTATCTTTCCACCTTCTGTCCTCCTTCAGTTTACAGTTTGTGTAAGTActtatttttttactcttttctGCACTCCTTTGCACTGTTTTTTTCTTAttatcaatatactgtatgtcaagcTCTTTACTGTCCTTTCAATGATGTGTTGGTTCAAACAGTGCAATATTCCTGAgtaaatgttttgcattccctcaggCCCCCAGCAGTCTTTTGGATGCTCTGGAGCAACACTTGGCTTCATTAGAAGGAAAGAAGGTTAAAGACTCCACTGCCGCCAGCAGGTGGGTCTTTCAAATGAGGCATTTGTTTTAAAAGAGGCATTATGTTGAAAGGACTTGATAAACCTTATATACTGCAGTAGCTCAGGATAGTGTAGGTGTAATTTCTCATCAGAAGCCCAATTTATTTCTCTTCAACTTTTGTAGGGCAAGCACACTCTCCAATGCGGTGTCATCTCTGGCCAACACTGGCATGTCTTTCACCAAAGTGGATGAAAGAGAAAAGCAGGCAGCTCTGGAAGAGGAGCAGGCACGATTGAAAGCTCTAAAGGTACATTACAGGAGCACATGTATTCAATGATTTCCCACCGTTTCTGTTGGCAACTTTTGTTGTGGACTGTTTGTGGTTTTTTAAGCATCACATTCATAAAATGTaaactgttgttgttattttatatGTCAGTCCATGTACATTTCATTCCATGTTATCTACCAGTGTttttgaattataaaaaaaatctacctATTTCTAATCTTCTGttctaatatttaatttttagccCACTTGCACAAGTGCTAACACCTAAACAAGTGTATACAGCTCTGCCTTGTTAACATGCGTTACATGCGATTTCAACAGGACTTTGTGTGCTTTATATAAACAGGAACAGAGGCTGAAAGAGCTCTCCAAGAGGCCTTCATTTGCTACAACTGACACTTCTCCAGTCTCCACCACAGCAGCATGCATCAGCACAGCTCCTGCCATAGACCTGTTCTGCACTCCCAGCTGCTCCAATGGGTTTGCCTAGATATTAACTCACAGAATGTGCTGTAGccagggttgggcaaaattcagcAGAATTTaattgaatagttcacccaaaaatgaatgttctctcatcatttactcctcatgccataccagatgtgtatgactgcagaatgcaaattaagatttttagaagaaactctcagctctgtaggtccatacaatgcaagtgaatggtgaccaaatgtttgaagctccagaaagcacacaaaggtagcataaaagtagtccattagaCTACTaagtgtttaaatcaatgtcttcaagcAATCCAGTCatttttgagtgagaacagaccaaaatcaaACTCCTTTTGCACCGTacaccttgccattgcagtctctaggcacaataatGATTTaatgctcaattacacttcctagtgcttaatgcatgcacagagcactagatggcgctaggaagtgtaatcagctTGAAACTGCCAAGgatactgctgatgtcaagatttatagtgaaggGAAGTTACATTGTAGTTTGTTCTGACCCACCGattagatcacttctgaagacattaaccactggagatgtatggattacttttatgctttttggagctttaaggtTTTGGTCATTATTCcattacattgtatggacctacagagctgagatatttttcaaaaaatctttgtttgggttctgcagaagaaagaaagtcacacaaatctggatggcatgagggtgagtaaatgacagaattttcatttttggctgaactatccctttaaaaggaatTTAAGAATTGTCTCCCTTTTAGATCATGAGTTGGAATTTAAATTGGATTGGCCACACCCCACTGAATGTTGAATGATTATTTGGTATGACAGGAAGATAAATGTACATGTAGTAAATCCACATTTTTATAATGTTTCCGGAAATACCCCATATGTTGAGTGTTGGAAAGCCTGTTTATGGGTAATTCAGAATGATAAATGAAATACTTTgttaaaagctgcatttacagcagtttttaagcattttaagtctacttccttaaattcaaattctgAAAACAATTGGAGTACAATTCTACTTTCTGTTTGCTATCTCAACTcaaattctgaaattctgaaattctttTCAATCTAAAAGAatttttttacttcactgacagttaggttttaGTTTGGGTAAGGGAGTAATCCTGTtggctgtattacatcatttacaacaaaaattcttgcttttggtgccaatgtggacatttcactcacgtatgtccatacgttcaacaacacttccagcttcgacaACTTGGGGGCAGTGACTTGATTTTcaataagcacagaccgatttcagctgcagaactttcgacctactgtcgccgaattcacagtgcgatcagcCTGGATATATACCAAACATGTTTAATCCTAGCAACACTGATATACTGAGACTCAAAATTCTTTTACATTTCTTTGTGATCAGGTGATATTTTTGTAATCCTCTTATTTGACCCTCAGTGCCCTGAAGATGGAGAGTGACCTCTTTGACCTGCAGACTAACTTTCAGCCAAGCATGCAGCCGGGACCCTCAGTGGCCACGGCATGGGGAGGTAGTCTCATCTAAAATATGTCCTTTGCATGTGATGTCTCACAGATTCAGCATGCTGTAGCTTTCTCTGTGTTAACTTGAGTCTCGTTCTAATGTCCTCCTGTTcgactctttctgtctctttctccttTTGCCTGCTCAGATCCTTTCTCTTCTTCTGAAGCTGTCGATGACTCCATTCCAAACCTAAACCCTTTCCTAACCAAACTTGTTGTTGATGGTGCACATCTACCCGTTATGTCATCCGATGGTGTTAGTTTCTCCTCTAGGACGTCAGGTCATGAGATATTTGGTGGTAAACACGCTTTAGTTTCTTCTCCCCACCCATCCAAAGTGTTTTATTAGAGTTTTTGGTCACTGAAAGTCCCCCTTGTTTCGCATACTCAGTATCCTGTTGCGTCAAATCAGGAGTCCTCTGATTAAGTTTGGTCACGCTGTTTTTCACTAAGTCTGTTTATCCCCAGGCAAGAGTTTATGTCGACCTTTGAGTAAAAATGCAGTCTGTAATTGGAGACTAAATTAGTGGCAGTGCTGAAATCAAGTCTCTGAATGTTGGTTAACACAAAGCTTTGTTTTAGCAGACTGTACAGATATTTAATCAAGCCTAAAATTAAGCAGTTGTAGGTAGTGTGAGACCAGGAgatctgaataaaaaaaattaaaaaaaatgcaagttTATATGTTGAATGCAAAAATAAAGATGATGTAGCAGACTATATACTATGTGGATCACTTTGCCCAATTTCCAACATAGAAAATCAGTTCATATATCATAAAATCCGACTACCGTTattgttaaaggaaaagttcacccaaaaaggaaaattctctcatcatttactcacccttatgccatcccagatatgtgtgactttttttcttcagcagaacacaaatgaagatttttagaagaatatctcagctcttttggtccatacaatgcaagtgaatgggtgccaaaattttgaagctccaaaaatcacacaagtcagcatcaaagtaatccatatgactccattggttgaaTCAATGTTTCCAGAAGCGAtttgttaggtgtgggtgagaaacaaatcaatatttaagtaaatttttacaataaattctccctgcttagtcaggctgcactttaactttcactttcacattcttcttcttgtgtttttggtgattctcatgCTTCATACatatgccacctactgggcagggagaagaattacaagcaaaaattgacttaaatatttatctgtttctgacccacacctataatgtcacttcagaagatttggatttaaccactggagtcatgtggattacttttatgctgacgttATGTGATtattggagtgtcaaaattttggcacccattcacttgtatggacctgcagagctgaaatatttttctaaaaatcttaatttgtgttctgcagaagaaagtcatacacatctgggataccatgagggtgagtaaatgatgagagaattttcatttttgggtgaactatccctttaaggaatgaAGAATAATTAATGTACCAGTAATAATATTGTTCATAACCTTATAGTGTCCCATTTAAATCAACTGTCATAGCTTTCATATGGGATGTTTTAAACAGGGTTCACATATTTAAAGGTGTGTAAGTGATGTTTTTATGAATTGACATACAGAAAATGCCTCTATTACCTGTCAGAAGGGGCACTGTTAGGATTTTTGGGACCCCTGACAACTTAGCACTCTGGGCCCCCTGTCTTATCGCAACCtgtacaacattttattttattaaatttaaattttttattttttcattcaaaattataattatatatatataaaaaaacaaaaacataatcatGATCgcacattcaataaaaaaaacactaaaaagaaATTTGACTTTGAAAAGT
Proteins encoded in this window:
- the LOC127429835 gene encoding phosphatidylinositol-binding clathrin assembly protein-like isoform X8, which translates into the protein MSGQSITDRITAAQHSVTGSAVSKTVCKATTHEIMGPKKKHLDYLIHCTNEMNVNIPQLADSLFERTTNTSWVVVFKSLITTHHLMVYGNERFIQYLASRNTLFNLSNFLDKSGLQGYDMSTFIRRYSRYLNEKAVSYRQVAFDFTKVKRGVDGVMRTMNTEKLLKTIPIIQNQMDALLDFNVNANELTNGVINAAFMLLFKDSIRLFAAYNEGIINLLEKYFDMKKVQCKEGLDIYKKFLTRMTRISEFLKVAEQVGIDRGDIPDLSQAPSSLLDALEQHLASLEGKKVKDSTAASRASTLSNAVSSLANTGMSFTKVDEREKQAALEEEQARLKALKEQRLKELSKRPSFATTDTSPVSTTAACISTAPAIDLFCTPSCSNGALKMESDLFDLQTNFQPSMQPGPSVATAWGDSFGQASMVQHLPNPSPFQSEPSTVAGLFRGYGAPQMPPPQSSGELHVDFESVFGTKAASSNSLDTDAGILKPTVAGANQSSNQNPEKLVSDDLDSSLANLVGSKCQLFRDLGIGNGTTKNDIHWNQPGEKKMTGGMNWQPKTAPSTTWNPVSMPPSIMAFPATTPTGMMGYGMPPQLPSMTMTTQPTMMYTQPVMRPSNPFGSVSSAQPSAASSPSSQSPLRAPGQDPFAQLSLKDFL
- the LOC127429835 gene encoding phosphatidylinositol-binding clathrin assembly protein-like isoform X1, encoding MSGQSITDRITAAQHSVTGSAVSKTVCKATTHEIMGPKKKHLDYLIHCTNEMNVNIPQLADSLFERTTNTSWVVVFKSLITTHHLMVYGNERFIQYLASRNTLFNLSNFLDKSGLQGYDMSTFIRRYSRYLNEKAVSYRQVAFDFTKVKRGVDGVMRTMNTEKLLKTIPIIQNQMDALLDFNVNANELTNGVINAAFMLLFKDSIRLFAAYNEGIINLLEKYFDMKKVQCKEGLDIYKKFLTRMTRISEFLKVAEQVGIDRGDIPDLSQAPSSLLDALEQHLASLEGKKVKDSTAASRASTLSNAVSSLANTGMSFTKVDEREKQAALEEEQARLKALKEQRLKELSKRPSFATTDTSPVSTTAACISTAPAIDLFCTPSCSNGALKMESDLFDLQTNFQPSMQPGPSVATAWGDPFSSSEAVDDSIPNLNPFLTKLVVDGAHLPVMSSDGVSFSSRTSGHEIFGDQYNPFIDSSSSVSTDYKRTVRIEHLISDSFGQASMVQHLPNPSPFQSEPSTVAGLFRGYGAPQMPPPQSSGELHVDFESVFGTKAASSNSLDTDAGILKPTVAGANQSSNQNPEKLVSDDLDSSLANLVGSKCQLFRDLGIGNGTTKNDIHWNQPGEKKMTGGMNWQPKTAPSTTWNPVSMPPSIMAFPATTPTGMMGYGMPPQLPSMTMTTQPTMMYTQPVMRPSNPFGSVSSAQPSAASSPSSQSPLRAPGQDPFAQLSLKDFL